One genomic region from Anticarsia gemmatalis isolate Benzon Research Colony breed Stoneville strain chromosome 7, ilAntGemm2 primary, whole genome shotgun sequence encodes:
- the LOC142974051 gene encoding proton-coupled amino acid transporter-like protein pathetic — protein MVIKEKKDLGIEEYNPFEHRQVVKPNSDIRSLANLLKASLGSGLLAMPLAFSNSGWLVGIIGTIVIAFICGHCVHIFVKTSQGCCRLERKPLLSYSETCYATFSNGPKFLRPYAMFAKLFAEFSLFFTYVGVCCIFTVLIATSIKQLLDAYVASFILSIEYYCLILIVPLCLMVQIRHLKFLAPFSLMANIMLFATFAICLYYIFGDKITIADKNPVGHIARLPAFLSTVIFAMEGIGVVMPVENTMKKPQHFLGCPSVLVVAMTTVLVLYSILGLFGYFRYGDELRGTITLNLPIDDWPAICAKIFISISILFTYPLHFFVVIDIFTRYAEPHVKEQYKNITQIAVRAFIVCFCGGVGVALPYLEQIIDLVGALFYSILGLILPGIMETVFHWDNLGRYNWILYKNILIVFFGMLCLVSGSAVAIMDIIKLASGETV, from the exons ATGGTTATCAAAGAGAAGAAGGATCTGGGGATCGAGGAGTACAACCCGTTTGAACATCGACAAGTTGTTAAACCTAACTC agaTATAAGGTCGCTAGCGAATCTGTTAAAGGCTTCGCTAGGCTCGGGGTTGCTTGCTATGCCATTAGCTTTCTCAAATTCTGGATGGTTAGTGGGCATTATTGGGACGATTGTCATCGCTTTCATTTGCGGACACTGCGTACATATATTT GTAAAGACATCACAAGGCTGCTGCCGATTAGAACGAAAGCCTTTGCTCAGTTATTCAGAGACATGCTACGCTACGTTTTCAAATGGTCCGAAGTTCCTTCGGCCATACGCTATGTTTGCAAA ATTATTTGCAGAATTTTCCTTATTCTTCACGTATGTCGGCGTGTGCTGTATATTTACTGTGCTAATAGCTACATCTATTAAACAG CTCTTGGATGCCTACGTAGCAAGTTTCATTCTATCCATAGAATATTACTGCCTAATCCTCATCGTGCCTCTCTGCCTCATGGTTCAGATCAGACATCTGAAGTTCCTGGCTCCGTTCTCTCTGATGGCCAACATCATGCTCTTCGCAACCTTCGCTATCTGCCTGTACTATATATTTGGAGATAAAATTACTATTGCTGATAAGAATCCTGTTGGGCATATAGCAAGGCTTCCTGCGTTTTTGTC AACTGTCATCTTCGCAATGGAAGGTATCGGAGTAGTAATGCCCGTAGAGAACACGATGAAGAAACCCCAGCACTTCCTCGGTTGTCCCAGCGTGTTGGTGGTTGCCATGACAACCGTGCTGGTGCTGTACAGCATCCTCGGACTCTTCGGCTACTTCAGATATGGAGACGAATTGAGAGGAACTATCACTTTGAATCTGCCAATCGATGACTG GCCAGCAATCTGCGCAAAGATCTTCATATCAATATCAATCCTGTTCACGTATCCCCTGCACTTCTTCGTCGTGATCGACATCTTCACGAGGTACGCAGAGCCACATGTCAAGGAACAGTATAAGAACATCACTCAAATTGCAGTCAGGGCTTTTATTGTTTGCTTTTGTG GTGGAGTCGGAGTAGCACTACCATATCTAGAACAAATCATAGACCTAGTAGGAGCGTTATTCTACTCGATCTTGGGGCTCATTCTCCCCGGCATCATGGAGACGGTCTTCCACTGGGACAACCTGGGCAGATACAACTGGATCCTGTATAAAAACATTCTGATCGTGTTCTTCGGCATGCTGTGTCTTGTTAGTGGTTCCGCAGTCGCTATTATGGACATCATCAAACTTGCCTCGGGTGAAACTGTATAA